A genome region from Syntrophorhabdaceae bacterium includes the following:
- the rho gene encoding transcription termination factor Rho, with product MHLNDLKSKKIGELTQIARDLNIENASGLRKQELIFAILQAYVDKNENVYGEGVLEILSEGFGFLRSTDSNYLPGPDDIYVSPSQIKKFGLRTGDTTSGQIRPPKDNEKYFALLKVESINFDDPSVVRDKIIFDNLTPIYPNERAQLETLHDSLSTRVMDLFTPIGKGQRGLIVAPPRTGKTMLLQAIANSLTKNHKEIYLIVLLIDERPEEVTDMMRSVKGEVISSTFDEPATRHVQVAEIVIEKAKRLVEHKKDVVILLDSITRLARAYNTVVPSSGKILSGGIDASAMQKPRRFFGAAKNIEEGGSLTIIATALIDTGSRMDEVIFEEFKGTGNCEIYLDRKLAEKRIFPAIDINKSGTRKEELLLGPSDLQRIWLLRKVLQPMNTVEAMEFLLEKLADTDSNKDFLYSMSKGG from the coding sequence ATGCACCTCAACGACCTAAAAAGCAAGAAAATCGGAGAATTAACGCAGATAGCGCGGGATCTCAACATCGAGAACGCCTCGGGACTGAGAAAACAGGAGCTCATATTCGCCATCCTGCAGGCATATGTAGATAAGAACGAAAACGTATATGGAGAGGGGGTTCTCGAGATACTGTCCGAAGGCTTCGGCTTCTTGAGGTCCACGGACTCGAACTACCTTCCCGGCCCCGACGACATATACGTTTCACCCTCGCAGATAAAGAAGTTCGGCCTCAGGACCGGGGACACGACGTCGGGCCAGATACGGCCGCCGAAGGACAACGAGAAGTATTTTGCCCTTCTCAAGGTGGAGTCCATAAATTTCGACGACCCCAGCGTCGTGCGGGACAAGATCATCTTTGACAACCTCACGCCCATATACCCAAACGAGAGGGCGCAGCTCGAGACACTCCACGACAGCCTCTCAACAAGGGTGATGGACCTCTTCACGCCCATAGGGAAGGGACAGCGCGGGCTCATCGTCGCGCCGCCGAGGACAGGGAAGACCATGCTCCTTCAGGCCATAGCCAACAGCCTGACGAAGAACCACAAAGAGATCTATCTCATCGTTCTTCTCATCGACGAGCGGCCGGAGGAAGTTACGGACATGATGCGCTCCGTCAAGGGCGAGGTCATAAGCTCCACCTTTGATGAACCCGCAACGAGGCACGTCCAGGTTGCCGAGATTGTCATCGAGAAGGCGAAGAGACTCGTGGAGCACAAGAAAGATGTCGTCATCCTTCTCGACAGCATCACCCGTCTCGCCCGGGCCTACAACACGGTGGTTCCCTCGAGCGGCAAGATACTCTCCGGCGGCATTGACGCGTCGGCCATGCAGAAACCGAGACGCTTCTTCGGGGCCGCCAAGAACATCGAAGAGGGGGGAAGCCTGACCATCATCGCCACCGCCCTCATCGACACGGGCTCACGAATGGACGAGGTCATCTTCGAAGAGTTCAAGGGAACGGGCAACTGCGAGATCTACCTCGACAGGAAACTGGCGGAGAAGAGGATATTCCCCGCCATAGACATCAACAAATCGGGCACCAGAAAAGAAGAGCTGCTCCTCGGGCCGAGCGACCTGCAGCGCATCTGGCTTTTGAGAAAGGTGCTCCAGCCAATGAACACGGTGGAGGCCATGGAGTTTCTCCTTGAAAAATTGGCCGATACGGATTCTAATAAAGACTTTCTCTATTCGATGAGCAAAGGAGGATAA
- the prfA gene encoding peptide chain release factor 1: protein MFGKLAELEKRFEEIEADMVRPEILSNMEEYRKLAKERTDLKEIVDAYRQWKAACVEHEKTSELLRHEPDEEMKDLAREELTELAKEMERIEGVLTDSLLRKTEKQAKSMFLEIRAGTGGEEAALFARDLFASYMKFAERMKWKAEIMSSSPSDLGGLKEVIVVIEGKDAFNALRYESGVHRVQRVPETEAQGRIHTSTITVAVLPEPEELEININPDEIRVDLFRSSGPGGQHVNTTDSAVRLTHIPTGTVVTCQDEKSQHKNKAKAMRVLRARIKEKLEGEKEQEISDERRKQVGTGERSERIRTYNFPQGRVTDHRIGLTLYKLQDILNGNIEEITGPVTAHFRSETLRKG, encoded by the coding sequence ATGTTCGGCAAACTCGCTGAGCTTGAAAAACGCTTCGAGGAGATCGAAGCGGACATGGTAAGGCCCGAAATCCTTTCCAACATGGAGGAGTACAGGAAGCTTGCGAAGGAGCGGACCGATCTCAAGGAGATCGTCGACGCCTATCGCCAGTGGAAGGCGGCATGCGTCGAGCACGAGAAGACATCGGAACTCCTAAGGCATGAGCCGGACGAAGAGATGAAGGATCTTGCGCGGGAAGAGCTTACCGAACTCGCGAAGGAGATGGAAAGGATCGAAGGGGTCCTTACGGATAGCCTCCTGAGAAAGACGGAGAAACAGGCCAAAAGCATGTTTCTCGAGATACGGGCCGGCACCGGAGGAGAGGAGGCGGCGCTCTTCGCGCGGGACCTTTTCGCCTCCTACATGAAATTCGCCGAGCGCATGAAGTGGAAGGCGGAGATCATGAGTTCAAGCCCCTCCGACCTGGGCGGGTTGAAGGAAGTTATCGTTGTCATCGAGGGAAAGGACGCCTTCAATGCCCTGCGCTACGAGAGCGGCGTCCATCGCGTCCAGAGGGTGCCCGAGACGGAAGCCCAGGGAAGGATCCACACCTCGACGATCACCGTTGCCGTCCTCCCCGAGCCGGAAGAACTTGAAATAAACATCAATCCCGACGAGATACGCGTCGATCTTTTCCGCTCCAGCGGACCCGGCGGGCAGCACGTGAACACCACGGATTCGGCGGTGAGGCTTACCCACATACCGACGGGGACGGTGGTCACGTGTCAGGACGAAAAGTCGCAGCATAAGAACAAGGCAAAGGCCATGCGTGTCCTTCGGGCCAGGATCAAGGAAAAGCTGGAAGGGGAAAAGGAACAGGAGATCTCCGACGAGCGGCGAAAGCAGGTGGGCACGGGCGAGCGCAGCGAGCGCATCAGGACCTATAATTTCCCCCAGGGACGCGTCACCGACCACAGGATCGGCCTCACCCTGTACAAACTTCAGGATATTCTGAACGGGAACATCGAAGAGATAACGGGTCCCGTAACCGCACATTTCCGCTCGGAAACGCTCAGAAAAGGGTAA
- the hisD gene encoding histidinol dehydrogenase, protein MKIWELDDEYDSLISFVKTGREGKKRDVREAVSKIKEAVLARGDRALIDFSMAWDRWGGEHPLKLTGEELDEAASRVPRKDLTILKGMIRNVASYHKGQKMPKRVFKKKGLLVEEGPVPVESVMVYVPGGTASYPSSLIMGALPAQIAGVKKIYVATPGPGGAVNDHVAAAAKLLGIRDIYRIGGAQAVYAFAYGTGSVPKVDMIVGPGNAYVEEAKRDVYGSVGIDMLAGPTELVILCTEAHSPKTVALDMFSQAEHDELASVGLFSSSREHLGEVGQCIEGLIDAATRRETIGRALEANGYMVHFTDLALAVEAINRIAPEHMELIGDEGCVSSLLYPGIIYVGPHTPVAMGDYYIGTNHVLPTAGAGRFTGGLSVDRFTKRKVVVKIDRTFIETYGDRAEQLARIEGLPAHADAIKARKELP, encoded by the coding sequence ATGAAAATATGGGAGCTTGATGACGAGTACGACAGCCTCATATCCTTTGTCAAGACCGGCAGGGAAGGTAAGAAGCGTGATGTTCGTGAGGCGGTTTCTAAGATAAAGGAGGCGGTTCTTGCGCGCGGCGACAGGGCGCTCATAGATTTTTCCATGGCATGGGACCGCTGGGGCGGAGAACACCCGCTGAAGCTGACCGGCGAAGAGCTGGACGAGGCGGCCTCGCGGGTACCCCGGAAAGATCTCACCATCCTCAAGGGGATGATCAGGAACGTCGCCTCCTACCATAAAGGACAGAAGATGCCGAAGCGGGTCTTCAAAAAGAAGGGCCTCCTCGTCGAGGAAGGCCCCGTGCCCGTCGAAAGCGTCATGGTCTATGTTCCCGGAGGGACGGCATCCTACCCTTCGTCGCTGATCATGGGGGCGCTGCCAGCACAAATAGCGGGCGTGAAAAAGATATATGTGGCCACCCCGGGGCCGGGAGGCGCCGTTAACGACCATGTTGCCGCGGCGGCAAAGCTCCTCGGTATCAGAGATATCTACCGCATCGGAGGGGCTCAGGCCGTGTACGCCTTTGCTTACGGGACAGGTTCGGTGCCGAAGGTGGACATGATAGTCGGACCGGGGAATGCCTATGTGGAGGAGGCCAAGAGGGATGTCTATGGATCTGTCGGCATTGATATGCTTGCCGGGCCGACGGAGCTCGTCATACTTTGCACCGAGGCCCACTCGCCGAAAACAGTGGCCCTCGACATGTTCTCTCAGGCCGAGCACGACGAACTGGCGTCTGTGGGGCTCTTCTCCTCTTCCCGGGAGCACCTCGGTGAGGTCGGGCAATGCATCGAAGGCCTTATCGATGCGGCCACGCGCAGGGAAACCATCGGAAGGGCGCTTGAGGCGAACGGGTACATGGTGCATTTTACTGACCTTGCCCTCGCCGTCGAGGCGATAAACCGGATAGCTCCGGAACACATGGAGCTCATAGGTGATGAGGGCTGCGTTTCTTCCCTCCTTTATCCAGGCATTATCTATGTCGGCCCCCACACCCCCGTTGCCATGGGCGACTATTATATCGGTACGAACCACGTCCTTCCCACGGCCGGGGCAGGACGGTTTACCGGAGGGCTTTCCGTCGACCGGTTTACAAAGCGGAAGGTTGTTGTTAAAATAGACCGGACCTTCATCGAAACATATGGCGACCGCGCTGAACAGCTCGCGAGGATAGAGGGTCTGCCGGCGCATGCCGATGCAATAAAGGCACGAAAGGAGCTCCCATGA
- the prmC gene encoding peptide chain release factor N(5)-glutamine methyltransferase — protein MRISQIITGEKGLSRTDVVAAICLACNLTKEQVFCHMDREMNEESLRSVRRVLDERSAGRPLAYITGVREFFSETFSVNEAVLIPRPETEVLVEEALAIIGNRKGLSILDMGTGSGAIGIIIAKHTGNRVVCVDISEAALAVARINALSMGVARGTRFVCSDLFGALHGGTRFDMILSNPPYVADDEWDGLMADVRDFEPRCALCGGKGGLEVYRRIAAEVPGRLAPGGHVLLEIGSARQAAAVGGMLEGAGLRLSVRKDYSGRERVLAGHG, from the coding sequence TTGAGGATCAGCCAGATCATCACCGGGGAGAAGGGTCTATCCAGAACGGATGTCGTTGCGGCGATCTGCCTTGCCTGCAACCTCACGAAGGAGCAGGTCTTCTGCCACATGGACCGCGAGATGAACGAAGAAAGCCTTCGTTCTGTGCGAAGGGTCCTCGATGAGCGCAGCGCGGGCAGGCCCCTGGCATACATAACGGGGGTGCGGGAGTTCTTTTCCGAGACCTTTTCCGTCAATGAGGCCGTGCTGATACCCAGGCCCGAAACGGAGGTTCTCGTGGAAGAAGCGCTTGCTATCATCGGCAACAGAAAAGGTCTCTCCATCCTCGACATGGGCACGGGTTCCGGCGCGATCGGGATCATCATTGCCAAACACACCGGCAACAGGGTTGTGTGTGTCGACATATCCGAGGCGGCCCTGGCGGTGGCGCGCATAAACGCCTTGTCCATGGGGGTGGCGCGCGGGACGCGATTTGTCTGTAGCGATCTTTTCGGTGCCCTGCACGGAGGGACGCGGTTCGACATGATCCTGTCGAATCCCCCCTATGTGGCCGACGACGAGTGGGATGGTCTCATGGCGGACGTAAGGGACTTTGAGCCTCGATGCGCTCTTTGCGGCGGGAAAGGCGGGCTGGAGGTATACCGGCGCATCGCCGCCGAAGTGCCCGGGCGCCTCGCGCCGGGAGGCCACGTCCTTCTCGAGATTGGTTCCGCGCGGCAAGCGGCCGCTGTCGGGGGCATGCTCGAAGGGGCAGGGTTGCGCCTCAGCGTAAGAAAAGACTATTCAGGCAGGGAAAGGGTGCTGGCAGGACATGGATAA
- the dnaN gene encoding DNA polymerase III subunit beta, with protein MKIVLDKNTILQPISKIVSITEKRSLMPILSNILIDFGKERTTVYSTDLEVSAITYIDFTTDVERKVVVHGRKFLEILKELDNAEIEFIFEDNVMTIRQKMTEISLSLQDPEEFPETKEITGKEEFTIPGSILLEMIDKVEFAVSVDETRYILTGMYMRGQDGKVAVVGTDGFRMALYQKEIDGLNSFQGMTIPKRSVAEVERAIGENEEVRIVIDEKHVQFSTEKIKIISRIIEGNFPDYENVLPSGNTNIAEVERESLFRGLKKVSSIIGRSEPVKITFADNTMTIEAESDIGRAKEIIGMKYEGEETTMNFNVKFLIDVVTHLASDEVTIAAPKAYGAVLFRSKDMEGYKNIVMPIRI; from the coding sequence ATGAAGATAGTACTAGATAAGAACACAATCCTGCAGCCAATATCCAAGATCGTGTCAATAACGGAAAAAAGGTCCCTTATGCCCATTCTTTCCAACATTCTCATCGATTTTGGTAAGGAAAGAACCACCGTGTATTCCACGGACCTTGAGGTGAGCGCAATCACGTATATAGATTTTACGACCGATGTGGAGAGAAAAGTCGTTGTCCATGGGAGAAAATTTCTCGAAATACTCAAGGAACTGGACAATGCGGAAATAGAGTTCATTTTTGAAGACAATGTTATGACCATCCGGCAGAAGATGACGGAGATCTCGCTGAGTCTTCAGGACCCGGAGGAATTTCCCGAAACAAAGGAGATAACGGGTAAAGAAGAATTTACAATTCCGGGCAGCATCCTCCTCGAAATGATAGACAAGGTGGAATTTGCTGTTTCTGTTGACGAAACGCGTTACATACTGACAGGCATGTATATGAGGGGTCAGGATGGCAAGGTGGCCGTGGTGGGGACGGACGGCTTTCGCATGGCCCTTTATCAGAAAGAGATCGATGGTCTTAATTCCTTCCAGGGCATGACCATTCCAAAAAGGTCGGTTGCGGAAGTGGAAAGAGCAATAGGAGAGAACGAAGAGGTCAGGATAGTCATTGATGAGAAACATGTGCAGTTCAGCACGGAAAAGATAAAGATCATATCGCGCATAATAGAGGGAAATTTTCCCGACTATGAAAATGTCCTCCCTTCGGGCAATACAAATATAGCTGAGGTTGAACGGGAATCCCTCTTCCGCGGGCTCAAGAAGGTTTCATCTATTATCGGGAGATCGGAGCCGGTGAAGATAACCTTTGCAGACAACACAATGACGATAGAAGCCGAATCAGACATCGGCAGGGCAAAAGAGATCATCGGGATGAAATATGAAGGCGAAGAAACGACAATGAATTTTAACGTAAAGTTCCTTATAGATGTGGTGACCCATCTTGCAAGTGATGAGGTAACGATAGCAGCGCCAAAAGCCTACGGAGCCGTCCTGTTCAGGTCAAAGGACATGGAGGGTTACAAAAATATAGTAATGCCGATAAGGATATGA
- the murA gene encoding UDP-N-acetylglucosamine 1-carboxyvinyltransferase, with product MDKFIIEGGERLKGKVRISGSKNAVLPVLAATVLQKGAYRIGNVPRLMDVATMMKLLDLLGARCVWQDEHTIDIDSSGVENHVAPYELVKKMRASVLVLGALIGGLRKATVSYPGGCAIGERPIDLHLKGLSALGCDVAIREGYVDVTAKKLKGARIVFDTVTVGGTENLLMAAVFAKGETLIENAAREPEVVDLARMLKKMGARIDGEGTPVIRIRGVGELTPCDWDVIEDRIEAGTFLAACGMTRGNIVLENCTPEHIKAVIDKLTETGMEISSDGRTIKASMSKKRPLAVDITTVPYPGFPTDMQAQLMAAMTTSRGVSAITETIFENRMMHAAELRRMGADIRVVGNTAIIHGVESISGAKVMATDLRASASLIIAGLAAYGKTEVSRIYHIDRGYERIEEKLKNLGARIERVKDENMGA from the coding sequence ATGGATAAGTTCATTATAGAAGGCGGAGAGAGGCTCAAGGGGAAGGTTCGGATAAGCGGTTCGAAAAACGCCGTTCTGCCCGTTCTCGCGGCCACGGTGCTTCAGAAGGGCGCCTACAGGATAGGAAACGTGCCCCGTCTCATGGACGTCGCCACGATGATGAAGCTTCTCGACCTCCTCGGCGCCAGGTGTGTCTGGCAAGACGAGCACACCATAGATATAGACAGCTCCGGGGTGGAGAACCATGTGGCGCCCTACGAGCTCGTCAAGAAGATGAGGGCGTCCGTCCTCGTTCTGGGGGCGCTCATCGGCGGCCTCAGGAAAGCGACCGTGTCCTATCCCGGGGGATGTGCCATAGGGGAGAGACCCATCGATCTCCACCTGAAAGGCTTGTCCGCACTGGGGTGCGATGTGGCGATACGGGAAGGGTATGTCGACGTCACGGCAAAAAAGCTTAAGGGAGCCCGCATCGTCTTCGACACGGTGACCGTCGGCGGGACGGAGAACCTCCTCATGGCCGCCGTATTCGCCAAAGGGGAGACGCTCATAGAGAATGCCGCCCGCGAACCCGAAGTGGTCGACCTTGCGAGGATGCTCAAGAAGATGGGAGCCCGCATCGACGGCGAGGGAACACCCGTTATACGGATACGGGGCGTAGGCGAACTTACCCCCTGCGACTGGGATGTCATAGAGGACAGGATCGAGGCAGGAACGTTCCTTGCCGCCTGCGGTATGACGCGGGGAAACATCGTTCTCGAGAACTGCACGCCCGAACACATAAAGGCCGTGATCGACAAGCTCACGGAAACGGGCATGGAGATATCTTCCGACGGAAGGACGATCAAGGCGTCCATGTCGAAAAAGCGGCCGTTGGCCGTGGACATCACGACCGTGCCTTATCCGGGTTTTCCGACGGACATGCAGGCCCAGCTCATGGCGGCCATGACGACCTCCAGGGGGGTGAGCGCCATAACGGAGACCATATTCGAGAACAGGATGATGCACGCCGCCGAGCTTCGACGGATGGGGGCCGACATCAGGGTGGTCGGCAACACGGCCATTATCCACGGCGTCGAATCCATATCGGGCGCGAAGGTGATGGCCACGGATTTGAGGGCAAGCGCATCGCTCATTATCGCGGGCCTTGCCGCCTACGGCAAGACCGAGGTTTCCCGCATATACCACATTGACCGGGGCTACGAGCGCATAGAGGAGAAGCTGAAGAACCTCGGCGCCAGGATCGAAAGGGTGAAAGATGAAAATATGGGAGCTTGA
- the coaE gene encoding dephospho-CoA kinase (Dephospho-CoA kinase (CoaE) performs the final step in coenzyme A biosynthesis.) has product MITIGITGIIGSGKTTASTALKNKGIPVIDLDFLARRTLTLTEVHEQIERQLGSGFIVGGEVIVERLRDTVFTDKERLRKLEQIIHPRVRAQLWQIVGELAEAGTRAVVVDGPLLFETGLHRELDKTVVVTADMDVIRERLKIRGMAPDDIEKRISHQIPLQEKENAADYVLFNNGTREDLDKNIEDLLERINEWEVRTRCTSTT; this is encoded by the coding sequence ATGATAACCATCGGCATAACCGGGATCATCGGCAGCGGAAAGACGACGGCCTCCACGGCCCTGAAGAACAAGGGCATTCCGGTAATAGACCTTGATTTTCTGGCCAGGAGAACACTCACTCTCACAGAGGTTCACGAGCAGATAGAGCGACAGCTGGGAAGCGGGTTTATCGTGGGCGGCGAGGTTATCGTGGAAAGGCTGCGGGACACCGTCTTCACGGACAAAGAAAGGCTGCGCAAGCTCGAACAGATAATTCACCCCCGGGTAAGGGCGCAGCTCTGGCAGATAGTGGGGGAGCTCGCCGAGGCAGGGACGAGGGCGGTCGTTGTCGACGGACCCCTGCTTTTTGAAACGGGCCTTCACAGGGAACTCGACAAGACCGTTGTTGTCACCGCTGACATGGACGTCATTCGCGAAAGACTAAAGATACGGGGTATGGCCCCCGACGATATAGAAAAACGGATATCTCACCAGATACCGCTTCAGGAGAAAGAAAATGCAGCTGACTATGTGTTGTTCAATAACGGAACGAGAGAGGACCTCGACAAGAATATCGAGGATCTTCTGGAAAGGATTAACGAATGGGAGGTAAGAACTCGATGCACCTCAACGACCTAA
- the rpmE gene encoding 50S ribosomal protein L31, giving the protein MKKGIHPELKTATVKCACGHTFETISVRDKISVEICAKCHPIFTGKEKRLDSAGQVEKFERKYGKKQK; this is encoded by the coding sequence ATGAAAAAGGGCATCCACCCGGAATTGAAAACAGCGACGGTGAAGTGCGCCTGCGGCCACACCTTCGAGACCATTTCCGTCAGGGACAAGATCAGCGTCGAAATATGCGCCAAGTGCCACCCCATCTTCACGGGCAAGGAAAAGCGCCTTGATTCCGCCGGCCAGGTCGAGAAGTTCGAAAGGAAGTACGGAAAGAAACAGAAGTAA
- the gyrB gene encoding DNA topoisomerase (ATP-hydrolyzing) subunit B, which yields MGEYGAESIKILGGLDAVRKVPSMYIGNTNVEGLHHLIYELVDNSVDEALEGYCNRIAITIHRDNSVTVEDNGRGIPVAMHAEENMSALEVVLTKLHAGGKFDKDTYRYSAGLHGVGLSVVNALSEYLEIEVKRAGQVYFQRYEKGNRMNDLSVIGDTESTGTKVKFKADGTIFETTEYSYDTLAHRMREISFLNNGIHIILNDERRGRKQDFKHEGGIRSFVKYLNASKTVLFDEPMYVTNSKETLDLLEVAIQYNDGYNENIYSFVNNVNTKEGGTHVTGFRGALTRCVNGFIQNNMQGKIKENLSGDDIKEGLVAVINIKVQNPQFEGQTKTKLGNSEIKGVVESLLNEKISEYLELNPQIAKAIIGKAVEARRAREAAKKAKDLVKSKSLIENGVLPGKLADCQESDPAQCELFIVEGDSAGGSAKQGRNRKTQAILPLRGKILNVEKSRQEKVLTNQEIRNMYLALGIGPESRGRLRYHKVIIMTDADVDGSHIRTLLLTFFYRQMADLISEGHLFIAQPPLYKIKAGGKETYAKDEDEFERTITQRGVEKTRCAVNGSTQEGPELAERVEKIKIVESYVRNSYQDGIDRDVSIGLMRFDIAKREDFQDEAKLEQLVSHLTPAGYRCKMIRDREHNLFLVEVEPRNGKGKTIRVEYEMCTVGDYVEAHRAYAAVRSFYEEGVRVTEGNKPPLIMNPDEFLKYVLDKGKEAINIQRYKGLGEMNAEQLWETTMNPERRKLVKVTMEDTVAADNAFTVLMGNNIEMRRAFIEENALSVRNLDI from the coding sequence ATGGGTGAATACGGAGCAGAAAGTATAAAAATCCTCGGCGGCCTCGACGCTGTCAGAAAAGTGCCGTCGATGTACATCGGAAATACCAACGTTGAGGGTTTGCACCACCTCATTTATGAACTCGTGGACAACAGCGTGGACGAGGCGCTGGAGGGATACTGCAACAGGATAGCAATAACGATCCACCGCGATAACAGCGTCACCGTTGAGGATAACGGCAGGGGCATACCCGTTGCCATGCATGCGGAGGAGAACATGTCGGCCCTCGAGGTCGTCCTCACGAAGCTGCATGCGGGGGGTAAGTTCGACAAGGATACATACCGTTACTCAGCAGGCCTGCACGGAGTGGGACTCTCCGTTGTCAACGCCCTGTCCGAATACCTCGAAATAGAGGTGAAAAGAGCCGGGCAGGTCTATTTTCAGCGTTACGAAAAGGGCAACAGGATGAACGATCTTTCCGTCATCGGCGACACGGAAAGCACGGGCACAAAAGTCAAGTTCAAAGCAGATGGCACAATATTTGAGACAACGGAATACAGCTACGATACCCTGGCCCACAGGATGAGGGAAATATCTTTTCTTAACAACGGCATCCATATCATCCTTAACGACGAGAGACGGGGAAGAAAACAGGATTTCAAGCATGAGGGCGGGATTCGGTCTTTTGTAAAATACCTTAACGCAAGCAAGACCGTCCTTTTTGATGAGCCGATGTATGTTACAAACTCGAAAGAGACCCTTGACCTCCTTGAGGTCGCGATCCAATATAACGATGGTTATAACGAGAACATATACAGCTTTGTCAACAACGTTAACACCAAGGAGGGCGGAACACACGTTACGGGCTTCCGCGGGGCCCTCACCAGGTGCGTCAACGGTTTCATACAGAACAACATGCAGGGTAAGATCAAGGAAAATCTCAGCGGTGATGACATTAAGGAAGGCCTCGTCGCGGTGATTAACATAAAGGTCCAGAACCCGCAGTTCGAGGGACAGACGAAAACAAAACTTGGCAACAGCGAGATAAAGGGTGTCGTCGAATCCCTGTTGAACGAGAAGATAAGCGAGTATCTTGAGCTGAACCCCCAGATCGCCAAGGCGATCATCGGCAAGGCGGTGGAGGCGCGGCGTGCCCGGGAAGCCGCAAAGAAGGCGAAAGACCTCGTGAAGAGCAAAAGCCTTATCGAGAACGGCGTGCTCCCGGGGAAACTGGCTGATTGCCAGGAAAGCGATCCCGCACAGTGTGAACTTTTCATCGTCGAGGGCGATTCCGCGGGCGGCTCGGCCAAGCAGGGGCGGAACAGGAAAACCCAGGCCATCCTGCCCCTGAGAGGCAAGATTCTGAACGTTGAAAAATCCAGGCAGGAAAAAGTGTTGACGAATCAGGAGATACGCAACATGTATCTTGCCCTGGGCATAGGCCCCGAGAGCAGGGGCCGGTTGCGCTACCACAAGGTCATCATCATGACCGATGCGGACGTGGACGGCTCCCACATCCGGACGCTCCTTCTCACCTTTTTCTATCGCCAGATGGCGGATCTTATCTCCGAGGGGCACCTTTTCATTGCCCAGCCACCGCTTTACAAGATAAAGGCTGGCGGCAAGGAGACCTATGCAAAGGACGAAGACGAGTTTGAACGCACCATAACCCAACGGGGCGTGGAGAAGACCCGTTGCGCCGTGAATGGTTCGACACAGGAGGGTCCCGAGCTCGCCGAGAGGGTGGAAAAGATAAAGATCGTGGAGAGCTACGTGCGCAACTCCTATCAGGACGGAATTGACCGCGACGTGTCCATCGGACTGATGCGTTTCGACATAGCAAAGAGGGAAGATTTTCAGGACGAGGCAAAACTGGAGCAACTCGTTTCCCATCTGACACCGGCGGGATACCGCTGCAAGATGATCAGGGATCGGGAGCACAACCTCTTCCTTGTCGAGGTTGAACCCCGCAACGGAAAGGGAAAAACGATCCGCGTAGAATACGAAATGTGCACCGTCGGCGACTACGTCGAAGCTCACAGGGCTTATGCCGCAGTGAGAAGCTTCTACGAGGAAGGGGTGCGTGTCACGGAAGGGAACAAGCCGCCGCTCATCATGAACCCCGATGAGTTCCTTAAATACGTCTTGGACAAGGGAAAAGAAGCGATCAATATTCAGAGATACAAAGGCCTTGGCGAGATGAACGCCGAGCAGCTCTGGGAAACAACGATGAATCCCGAAAGAAGAAAGCTCGTGAAGGTAACAATGGAAGACACCGTTGCCGCCGACAACGCCTTCACGGTCCTCATGGGCAACAATATTGAGATGCGGAGAGCTTTTATCGAGGAGAACGCCCTGAGCGTCAGAAACCTCGACATATGA